TTGGCCGCTTCCGGGCGGTCCGCTTCGGCGAGATTGGCGTGAGGCATGGGTGGCTTCCTGGTTCGATTTGTGGTCTAGTAAACACCTTGAAGCCACTACAAGGTCAAGGCCGCAATCCGGAGGGTCCATGAAAATTGGCGAACTGGCGAAAATCGCCCATTGCACGACCGAAACCATCCGTTTCTACGAAAAAGAGGGCCTGTTGCCCGAAGCGGAGCGCACCGAGGCCAATTACCGCAGCTATTCCGCGAGGCACGTCGAACGCCTGCGCTTTATCCGCAATTGCCGTGCGCTCGATATGACCCACGACGAAATCCGTGCGTTGCTGCGTCTGACGGACGCACCGGCGGACGGTTGCGGCGGCATCAATGCCTTGATCGACGAGCACATTGCACACGTCGACACGCGTATCGAAGAATTGAAGCAACTGAAAGTGCAACTGACCACGCTGCGCGAGCAATGCCACGGCGAACAGGCCGTTGAAGACTGCGGCATCGTCCAGGGTCTCACCGACATGGACGTGAGCGCAACGCGTGCGCGGCATACGCATCTGGGTTGAAGCGCTCGGCTTGTACCGTCGGCGGTGCCGACCACGACAGTGACGGCATTCACGGCTGGGCCATTGATCCGGCCCACCCAATAAACAATCGAATCCAGTTGGAGAATCAACGTGTTTACTTGTAGAAACCAGCCCTGCGGCGAGCAGTGGGAGATGTCGGACGTCGTCATCAAGAATGAAGGGCAGGGACTCCTGTTCCGTTGCCCGATGTGCGGCGCGCGCAATTACGTCGAGCGTTTCGACGGGGAAGATGGTTCGGTGTTGTACGAGCAGATCGAAGGCCG
The sequence above is drawn from the Paraburkholderia sp. BL23I1N1 genome and encodes:
- the cadR gene encoding Cd(II)/Pb(II)-responsive transcriptional regulator, with the protein product MKIGELAKIAHCTTETIRFYEKEGLLPEAERTEANYRSYSARHVERLRFIRNCRALDMTHDEIRALLRLTDAPADGCGGINALIDEHIAHVDTRIEELKQLKVQLTTLREQCHGEQAVEDCGIVQGLTDMDVSATRARHTHLG